In one window of Prionailurus bengalensis isolate Pbe53 chromosome B3, Fcat_Pben_1.1_paternal_pri, whole genome shotgun sequence DNA:
- the LOC122467967 gene encoding LOW QUALITY PROTEIN: glyceraldehyde-3-phosphate dehydrogenase-like (The sequence of the model RefSeq protein was modified relative to this genomic sequence to represent the inferred CDS: substituted 1 base at 1 genomic stop codon) — protein MVYMFQYDSTHGKFHGTVKAENGKLVISGKPISAFQKRDLTNIKWGDAGAEYVVESTELFTTMDKAGVHVKGGAERIITSAPSADAPMFVMGANPEKYDNSLEIVSNASCITNCSAPLAKVTHDNFGIMEGLMITVHSIPATRKTMDGPSGNLWNDGRGAAQNIIPASTGATKTVGKVVPELNGKLTGMAFHVPTLNTSVVDLTCRLEKASKXVGKQALKGPLKGILGYPEDQLPSCYFNIDTHSSTIDAGAGIALNDRFVKFISWYGSEVGHSNQVVDLTAHMTSKD, from the coding sequence ATGGTTTACATGTTCcagtatgattccactcatgGCAAATTCCATGGCACAGTCAAGGCTGAGAACGGGAAACTTGTCATCAGTGGAAAGCCCATCTCCGCCTTCCAGAAGCGAGATCTCACCAACATCAAATGGGGTGACGCTGGTGCTGAGTATGTTGTGGAGTCCACTGAGCTCTTCACTACCATGGACAAGGCTGGGGTTCATGTGAAGGGTGGGGCCGAGAGGATCATCACCTCTGCCCCTTCTGCCGATGCTCCCATGTTTGTGATGGGTGCGAATCCTGAGAAGTATGACAACTCCCTTGAGATTGTCAGCAATGCCTCCTGCATCACCAACTGCTCGGCCCCTCTGGCCAAGGTCACCCATGACAACTTTGGCATCATGGAGGGACTGATGATCACAGTTCATAGCATCCCTGCCACCCGGAAGACCATGGACGGCCCCTCTGGGAATCTGTGGAATGACGGCCGAGGGGCTGCACAGAACATCATCCCTGCTTCTACTGGTGCTACCAAGACTGTAGGCAAGGTTGTCCCTGAGCTGAATGGAAAGCTCACAGGCATGGCCTTCCATGTCCCTACTCTCAACACGTCAGTTGTGGATTTGACCTGCCGCCTGGAGAAAGCTTCCAAGTAGGTGGGGAAGCAGGCATTGAAGGGCCCCCTCAAGGGCATCCTGGGCTACCCTGAGGACCAGCTTCCCTCCTGCTACTTTAACATTGACACGCACTCTTCTACCATCGATGCTGGGGCTGGCATTGCTCTCAATGACCGCTTTGTCAAGTTCATTTCCTGGTATGGCAGTGAAGTTGGCCATAGCAACCAGGTAGTGGACCTTACGGCTCACATGACCTCCAAGGACTAA